A stretch of the Anaerobaca lacustris genome encodes the following:
- a CDS encoding DUF3185 domain-containing protein, translating into MRSKMIVAVILIGLGIVVLAYSGITYKTRGKPVEIGPLHIETTKSHFIPPVAGAVALVGGIVLLALDTRKA; encoded by the coding sequence ATGAGATCCAAAATGATCGTTGCCGTCATTCTGATCGGGCTCGGCATCGTGGTGCTCGCGTATTCGGGCATCACGTACAAGACCAGAGGAAAGCCCGTCGAGATCGGCCCGCTGCACATCGAGACCACAAAGAGCCACTTCATTCCCCCGGTCGCCGGAGCGGTCGCGCTGGTCGGCGGCATCGTGTTGCTCGCACTGGACACTCGGAAGGCATGA
- a CDS encoding chemotaxis protein CheB translates to MKRKSASKPRQRKLANAASPKTPPPQASVPFPIVGIGASAGGLDALEHFLSHVPTGSGMAFVIVQHLDPTHKGIMPELLQRTTGMKVMQVKDRTKVRPDHVYVIPPNKDMSILHGVLHLLAPAAPRGLRLPIDFFLCSLAEDQQERSIGVILSGMGSDGTMGLRAIKEKAGVVLVQEPATAKFDGMPRSAIDAGLADIVAPVDELPGRIIAYLQRTPLIAKPEIALEDRTQSAMDKAIILLRARTGHDFSLYKKSTIYRRIERRMGIHQIARIADYVRYLRENSQELDLLFKELLIGVTSFFRDPAAWEHLREQVLPALIAARSPGRALRAWVPGCSTGEEAYSLAIVFREAIEQVEAEGRYTLQIFATDLDRDAIDKARQGVYPDNIAAGVSPGRLSRFFSKEEHLYRVRKEIRETVIFAPQNLIMDPPFTKLDILSCRNLLIYLAPEMQKKLLPLFHYSLNPGGILFLGNAEAVGSFTDQFAPISTKSRIFRRIESTSRPEPRDFPPAFASITRPETDVRDVSKAPPSLQTLADELVLQRYAPPAVLVNDKGDIFYVSGRTGKYLEPAAGKANWNIFAMAREGLRLELAGAFRQALGQSGCVTLHGLKVGTNGTEQCVDVTVQRLDDPGPLQGLVMIVFIDVAAPVAAEAPLRSPKPHAPIAALEQELLRVRAEARATREEMQTSQEELRSANEELQSTNEELQSTNEELTTSKEEMQSMNEELQTLNAELQVKVDELSRASSDMKNLLESTDIATLFLDKDLRVRRFTTQATKIIKLIPGDVGRPITDLVSDLNYPTLAADVHDVLRTLVATEKPVATCDGRWFTVRIMPYRTLDDRIDGVVITFADITAAKTLEAKLRDKQAAMEDRAAGGSGKTAKRKTGKSSQADALARKRIKNRADRSPGSGRT, encoded by the coding sequence ATGAAAAGGAAATCCGCGTCGAAACCTCGCCAGAGGAAGCTTGCCAACGCTGCCTCCCCCAAAACACCACCGCCCCAGGCGAGCGTTCCATTCCCCATCGTCGGCATCGGCGCCTCGGCTGGAGGGCTCGATGCTTTGGAGCATTTCCTGTCGCACGTGCCGACGGGCAGCGGCATGGCCTTTGTCATTGTCCAGCACCTGGATCCGACGCACAAGGGCATCATGCCCGAACTGCTCCAGCGCACCACCGGTATGAAGGTGATGCAGGTGAAGGATCGCACCAAGGTCCGACCGGACCATGTCTATGTGATCCCGCCCAACAAAGATATGTCCATCCTGCACGGGGTCCTGCACCTGCTTGCGCCGGCGGCGCCCAGGGGCCTGCGCCTGCCGATCGATTTCTTCCTTTGCTCCCTGGCAGAGGACCAGCAGGAACGGAGCATCGGCGTCATTCTCTCGGGCATGGGCTCCGATGGCACGATGGGCTTGCGGGCCATCAAGGAGAAGGCGGGCGTCGTGCTGGTGCAGGAGCCGGCGACGGCCAAATTCGATGGCATGCCTCGCAGCGCCATTGACGCGGGTCTGGCCGACATTGTGGCCCCGGTGGACGAACTGCCTGGCAGGATCATCGCCTATCTGCAGCGCACCCCCCTCATTGCCAAGCCTGAAATCGCCCTGGAAGACAGGACGCAGAGCGCCATGGATAAGGCGATCATCCTGCTGCGAGCCCGCACCGGCCACGACTTCTCCCTGTACAAGAAGAGCACCATCTATCGTCGGATCGAGCGTCGCATGGGCATTCACCAGATTGCCAGGATTGCCGACTATGTTCGGTACCTGCGGGAGAACTCCCAAGAGCTGGACCTGCTCTTTAAGGAGTTGTTGATTGGTGTGACGAGCTTCTTCCGCGACCCCGCCGCCTGGGAGCACCTGCGCGAACAGGTCCTCCCGGCGCTCATCGCCGCCCGATCACCCGGCCGGGCGCTGCGGGCGTGGGTGCCCGGCTGCTCCACCGGGGAGGAGGCCTATTCCCTGGCCATCGTGTTCCGAGAGGCGATCGAGCAGGTCGAGGCGGAGGGCCGTTATACCCTGCAGATCTTCGCCACCGACCTGGACCGGGACGCTATTGACAAGGCCCGCCAGGGCGTCTATCCCGACAATATCGCCGCAGGTGTGTCGCCGGGGCGGCTGAGCCGGTTCTTCTCCAAAGAAGAACACCTCTACCGGGTGCGCAAAGAGATCCGAGAGACGGTGATCTTTGCGCCGCAGAACCTCATCATGGACCCGCCCTTTACCAAGCTGGATATCCTCAGTTGCCGAAACCTGCTGATCTACCTGGCCCCGGAGATGCAGAAAAAACTCCTGCCGCTCTTCCACTACAGCCTCAACCCCGGCGGCATCCTGTTTCTCGGCAACGCCGAGGCAGTCGGGAGCTTCACCGACCAGTTTGCCCCGATCAGCACAAAATCGAGGATCTTTCGACGGATCGAGTCCACCTCACGGCCGGAACCCCGCGATTTTCCCCCGGCATTCGCCTCTATCACACGCCCCGAGACGGACGTGCGCGATGTGTCGAAAGCGCCTCCCAGTCTCCAGACCCTTGCCGATGAACTGGTCCTGCAGCGTTATGCCCCGCCGGCGGTGCTCGTCAATGACAAGGGCGACATCTTTTACGTCAGCGGTCGGACGGGCAAGTACCTGGAGCCGGCCGCCGGCAAGGCCAACTGGAACATCTTCGCCATGGCCCGTGAAGGATTGCGCCTCGAGCTCGCCGGCGCCTTCCGCCAAGCCCTCGGCCAGAGCGGGTGCGTTACGCTCCATGGCCTCAAGGTCGGGACCAACGGTACAGAGCAGTGCGTGGACGTGACCGTCCAGCGACTCGACGATCCCGGACCACTACAGGGGTTGGTGATGATCGTGTTCATCGACGTGGCCGCGCCTGTGGCCGCCGAGGCGCCGCTCCGATCGCCCAAACCTCACGCCCCCATCGCCGCCCTGGAGCAGGAACTCCTGCGGGTCCGCGCCGAGGCACGGGCGACGCGAGAAGAGATGCAGACCTCGCAGGAGGAACTCCGGTCCGCCAACGAGGAGCTGCAATCCACGAATGAAGAACTGCAATCCACCAACGAGGAACTCACCACCTCGAAGGAGGAGATGCAGTCCATGAACGAGGAACTCCAGACGCTCAACGCCGAGTTGCAGGTCAAGGTGGACGAGCTGTCGCGGGCCAGCAGCGACATGAAGAACCTGCTCGAAAGCACAGACATCGCGACCCTGTTTCTCGACAAGGATCTCCGCGTCCGGCGGTTCACCACCCAGGCAACAAAGATCATCAAGCTCATCCCGGGCGACGTGGGGCGGCCCATCACCGACCTGGTCTCGGACCTGAACTATCCGACGCTGGCGGCTGACGTGCACGACGTGCTGCGCACACTGGTCGCGACGGAGAAGCCGGTGGCCACGTGTGACGGCCGCTGGTTCACCGTGCGCATCATGCCCTACCGCACTCTGGATGACCGGATTGACGGCGTGGTGATCACCTTCGCAGACATTACCGCCGCCAAGACACTGGAGGCCAAATTGCGGGACAAGCAAGCCGCGATGGAAGACCGGGCCGCGGGCGGGTCCGGAAAGACGGCGAAGAGGAAGACCGGCAAGAGTTCGCAGGCTGATGCGCTTGCACGCAAACGGATCAAGAATCGCGCCGACAGATCGCCAGGGTCCGGTAGAACATGA
- a CDS encoding MlaE family ABC transporter permease — MHVIGGLGKMVWAQWDELRHAAAVIGTVLYVSVQPRYWVRTVRRAFVQQIVTIGVDSIALVCGIAVFVGITVVVQLAFWVEQAGQSQMLGPLLVAVVARELSPVLIGIVVIVRSGSAMVTELGIMRTDGCVDALEAKELSPFLFLVMPRVLATAVSTFCLTIVFILVAFASGYLFGAMVGTGNRDLLLLMDTVSRAVHPKDVLAIVSKSIVPALFAGASCCIGGLDVGESLTEVPQATQRALVRSLVGLFVISTVVSFLTYL, encoded by the coding sequence ATGCACGTGATCGGCGGACTCGGGAAGATGGTTTGGGCGCAGTGGGATGAGCTGCGTCACGCGGCAGCGGTGATTGGGACGGTGCTCTACGTCAGTGTCCAGCCGCGCTACTGGGTGCGCACCGTGCGAAGAGCCTTTGTGCAACAGATAGTGACCATCGGCGTGGACTCGATCGCCCTGGTCTGCGGGATAGCGGTCTTCGTCGGAATCACCGTGGTGGTGCAACTGGCGTTCTGGGTCGAGCAGGCGGGACAGTCGCAAATGCTCGGGCCGCTGCTGGTAGCCGTCGTGGCCCGCGAGCTCAGCCCCGTGCTGATCGGCATCGTGGTGATCGTTCGCAGCGGCAGCGCGATGGTGACCGAATTGGGAATCATGAGGACCGACGGGTGCGTTGACGCGCTCGAGGCCAAGGAACTCTCGCCGTTCCTCTTTCTTGTCATGCCGCGTGTACTGGCTACAGCCGTGTCCACGTTCTGCTTGACGATCGTCTTCATTCTGGTTGCCTTTGCGAGCGGGTACCTGTTCGGGGCCATGGTGGGCACCGGCAACCGTGATTTGCTGTTGCTCATGGATACCGTGTCGCGCGCCGTTCATCCCAAGGACGTGCTCGCCATCGTGAGCAAGAGCATCGTGCCGGCCCTGTTTGCGGGCGCATCGTGCTGCATCGGCGGGCTGGATGTCGGCGAGTCCCTGACCGAAGTTCCACAGGCTACGCAGCGCGCGCTCGTGCGCTCTCTTGTCGGATTGTTCGTAATCTCCACCGTCGTGTCCTTCCTGACGTATCTGTGA
- a CDS encoding MlaD family protein has product MMKQRFKFRHVNEITGTFVILVVVALVSAIVWTGYRQRWFRGTVTLRIVLPEAGAAGIRQGSQVYFLGTLVGTVFDVVVDEAGRMEAGTTIRSDFFRFVREDSSAVVKKKFGVAGDAYFEITRGQGEPLPRKDASIVCRELPGTMESAIEEVRRAALPVLEKFSAGLDTWTTLGEKLSTGADAWTKLGTNLDESRQHLDQLIARLDGIVAGVEQGKGTAGKLLTDSALADDLKTILHKGNVSMDQLQAILEDVQLAGTHLSAVSEALAIEAEDLPGLVLQTQQTLHELERLIEGVQKHWLIRKYIEQPQPNTRIPPSEVVP; this is encoded by the coding sequence ATGATGAAACAGCGCTTCAAATTCCGGCATGTGAACGAGATCACCGGCACGTTCGTCATTCTCGTCGTGGTGGCGCTGGTCTCCGCCATCGTGTGGACGGGCTACCGCCAGCGATGGTTCCGAGGCACCGTCACGCTGCGGATCGTTCTGCCCGAAGCGGGCGCCGCGGGCATCCGGCAGGGCTCGCAGGTGTACTTCCTGGGCACACTCGTGGGAACGGTCTTTGATGTCGTCGTCGATGAGGCCGGTCGCATGGAAGCGGGGACGACCATCCGCAGCGACTTCTTCCGGTTCGTGCGCGAGGATTCCTCGGCGGTCGTGAAAAAGAAATTCGGCGTGGCAGGCGATGCGTACTTTGAGATCACGCGCGGCCAGGGTGAGCCGTTGCCCAGAAAGGATGCCTCCATCGTCTGTAGGGAGTTGCCGGGTACGATGGAAAGTGCGATTGAGGAAGTCCGCCGTGCGGCCTTGCCGGTTCTGGAGAAATTCAGCGCGGGCCTCGACACGTGGACCACCCTCGGCGAGAAACTGAGCACCGGCGCAGACGCCTGGACGAAACTCGGCACGAATCTGGACGAGTCCCGGCAGCACTTGGATCAACTCATCGCGCGTCTCGATGGCATTGTCGCCGGCGTCGAGCAGGGCAAGGGCACCGCCGGCAAGCTCCTGACCGATTCCGCCCTCGCGGATGACTTGAAGACCATCCTCCATAAGGGCAACGTGTCCATGGATCAACTCCAAGCCATTCTGGAGGACGTGCAGCTCGCCGGCACCCATCTGTCTGCGGTCAGCGAAGCCCTGGCCATAGAGGCCGAAGATCTCCCTGGGCTGGTTCTGCAAACGCAGCAGACGTTGCACGAGTTGGAGAGACTGATCGAAGGAGTCCAAAAACACTGGCTGATCCGCAAGTACATCGAGCAGCCCCAGCCCAACACACGTATTCCACCCAGCGAGGTGGTGCCATGA
- a CDS encoding lmo0937 family membrane protein produces the protein MLWTIAVILAILWLLGLLSSYTMGGFVHLLLVLAIVVVLVRVIQGRRVT, from the coding sequence ATGTTGTGGACGATTGCTGTCATCCTGGCGATTCTGTGGCTGCTGGGGCTGCTGAGCAGTTACACAATGGGAGGGTTCGTTCATCTCCTGCTGGTGCTTGCCATCGTCGTGGTACTGGTCAGGGTCATTCAGGGACGACGAGTAACGTAA